The following coding sequences are from one Arthrobacter sp. 24S4-2 window:
- a CDS encoding glycosidase, giving the protein MPTAIADTTTVRLKSVLDILAESVLSRETLGAGAVLAQATVRVPLNEKESELLSGGIPRGHKALTSATSKLVKAGWLVKGRSGWTITEDGLRATVAFPDPDTFATALADGTPVPADVPVPTELPAKAAPAAAPKAAAKAPKAAPRKKAPSKAAKVVEKAAELIEDAVAPVAKAVRTRKTAAKSAKVSETAPSGETTASVETIDQPEAVAIAGDFNILLGAPANWAPQYDESQMKLDAVDQLWKLTTDLPAGHYSFKIALNRSWDENYGAFGAFDGANHELHHPGGRITFNYDHRSRDITLI; this is encoded by the coding sequence ATGCCCACGGCTATTGCAGACACCACCACGGTTCGACTCAAGTCAGTGCTCGACATCCTCGCTGAAAGCGTTCTGTCACGCGAGACCCTCGGCGCCGGCGCCGTCCTGGCCCAGGCCACGGTTCGCGTCCCGCTGAACGAGAAGGAAAGTGAGCTGCTCAGCGGAGGCATTCCCCGGGGACACAAGGCACTGACCAGCGCCACCAGCAAGCTCGTGAAGGCAGGCTGGCTGGTCAAGGGACGCAGCGGCTGGACCATCACCGAGGACGGCCTCCGGGCCACTGTTGCATTCCCGGATCCGGACACCTTTGCAACGGCCCTTGCCGACGGCACTCCGGTACCGGCTGACGTACCGGTTCCCACGGAGCTCCCCGCGAAGGCTGCTCCCGCAGCCGCTCCGAAGGCCGCCGCGAAAGCTCCCAAGGCTGCTCCCAGGAAGAAGGCGCCGTCGAAGGCCGCCAAGGTGGTCGAGAAGGCTGCCGAGCTGATCGAGGACGCAGTGGCCCCGGTGGCCAAGGCAGTGCGCACGCGCAAAACTGCCGCGAAGTCGGCCAAGGTCAGTGAAACCGCTCCTTCCGGGGAAACGACCGCCAGCGTTGAGACGATCGACCAGCCGGAAGCTGTGGCAATCGCCGGCGACTTCAACATCCTGCTGGGCGCTCCGGCGAACTGGGCGCCCCAGTACGACGAGTCCCAGATGAAGCTGGATGCCGTGGACCAGCTCTGGAAGCTTACGACCGACCTTCCGGCCGGGCACTACAGCTTCAAGATTGCCCTCAACCGTTCGTGGGACGAGAACTACGGTGCGTTTGGCGCGTTCGACGGCGCCAACCACGAACTCCACCACCCCGGCGGCCGGATCACCTTCAACTACGATCACCGCTCGCGCGACATCACC